A genomic window from Methanofollis sp. includes:
- a CDS encoding ORC1-type DNA replication protein, whose product MSENDHQSFGLFQKFLSNNRIFKNREVLRHSYRPQILPHRRPQIDAVASILAPALKNETPSNILIYGKTGTGKTACVRYVGAELEKVATGAGTRCRVVHLNCEVIDTQYRVLAQIAKGLEDLDATPSDKSRAHIPMTGWPTDQVYAELKNQLEKTGGVLVIVLDEIDKLVKKSGDETLYNLTRINSDLRGAKVSMIGISNDLRFTDFLDPRVLSSLSEEEIVFPPYNAPQLCDILSQRAQMAFVENSLDEGVIPLCAAFAAQEHGDARRALDLLRVSGELADRENAEKVGERHVRMALEKIETDSMIECISTLPTQSKVVLYSMLLLDQMDKKIFTSGEVTRVYREVSRTVNIDPLTHRRITDLISELSMLGVINSRVVSKGRYGRTKEMWFDTNTKKIQEVLAKDPRLSEERLAQVDLNRLKASFR is encoded by the coding sequence ATGTCTGAAAACGACCATCAATCCTTTGGACTCTTTCAAAAGTTCCTGAGTAATAATCGGATCTTCAAAAACCGGGAGGTCCTCCGTCACTCGTACCGCCCCCAGATCCTCCCGCACCGGCGCCCCCAGATCGATGCCGTCGCTTCCATCCTCGCTCCTGCCCTCAAGAACGAAACCCCCTCGAACATCCTCATCTACGGGAAGACCGGGACAGGGAAGACAGCCTGTGTCAGGTACGTCGGGGCCGAACTCGAGAAGGTCGCTACGGGAGCCGGCACCAGGTGCCGGGTGGTCCACCTCAACTGCGAGGTGATCGACACCCAGTACCGGGTCCTCGCCCAGATAGCGAAGGGCCTCGAGGACCTCGACGCCACCCCGAGCGACAAGTCCCGCGCCCACATCCCGATGACCGGGTGGCCGACCGACCAGGTCTATGCCGAACTGAAAAACCAGCTCGAGAAGACCGGTGGCGTGCTCGTCATTGTCCTGGACGAGATCGACAAACTGGTCAAGAAGAGCGGTGACGAGACCCTGTACAACCTGACCAGGATCAACTCCGACCTGCGGGGTGCGAAGGTTTCGATGATCGGGATCTCCAATGACCTCAGGTTCACCGACTTCCTCGACCCCCGCGTCCTCTCCTCCCTCTCCGAGGAGGAGATCGTCTTCCCGCCGTACAACGCCCCGCAGCTCTGTGACATCCTCAGCCAGCGCGCCCAGATGGCCTTTGTCGAGAACAGCCTCGACGAGGGAGTCATCCCCCTTTGCGCCGCATTCGCCGCGCAGGAGCATGGCGACGCCAGGCGGGCCCTCGACCTCCTCCGGGTCTCGGGCGAACTCGCGGACAGGGAGAACGCGGAGAAGGTGGGGGAGAGGCATGTGCGGATGGCCCTGGAGAAGATCGAGACAGACTCGATGATCGAGTGCATCTCGACCCTGCCGACCCAGAGCAAGGTCGTCCTGTACTCGATGCTCCTCCTTGACCAGATGGACAAGAAGATCTTCACCTCAGGCGAGGTGACGCGGGTGTACCGCGAGGTCTCGCGCACCGTCAACATCGACCCCCTCACCCACCGGCGGATCACCGACCTCATCTCGGAACTGAGCATGCTCGGCGTGATCAACAGCAGGGTCGTATCGAAAGGGCGATACGGAAGGACAAAAGAGATGTGGTTTGACACCAACACGAAAAAGATACAGGAAGTATTAGCGAAAGATCCCAGGCTCTCCGAGGAGCGGCTTGCGCAGGTCGACCTCAACCGCCTGAAGGCATCATTCCGGTGA
- a CDS encoding Lrp/AsnC family transcriptional regulator — protein sequence MDGKDLLILHLLEENSRIPIEELATMVELPIEEAERRIRALEEARIIRKYAAVVDWEKAGNEEVTSIIALKVSPERDFGYDRIAGRIARFREVKAVRLVSGRYDLILLVRGRTMQDVARFVSEHIATMDQIRETATQFVMKTYKENGTPYDEREASERLPYSF from the coding sequence ATGGACGGAAAGGATTTACTCATCCTCCACCTCCTGGAGGAGAACAGCCGGATCCCGATCGAGGAACTGGCGACCATGGTTGAACTCCCGATCGAAGAGGCGGAACGCCGGATCAGGGCACTCGAAGAGGCCCGGATCATCAGAAAGTACGCCGCAGTCGTCGACTGGGAGAAGGCCGGCAACGAAGAGGTCACCTCGATCATCGCCCTCAAGGTCTCGCCTGAGCGCGACTTCGGCTACGACAGGATCGCGGGGCGTATCGCCCGCTTCAGGGAGGTCAAGGCCGTCCGTCTCGTCTCCGGGCGCTATGACCTGATCCTCCTTGTGAGGGGCCGGACGATGCAGGACGTCGCCCGCTTCGTCTCCGAGCACATCGCCACGATGGACCAGATCAGGGAGACAGCGACGCAGTTCGTGATGAAGACATACAAGGAGAACGGGACTCCGTACGACGAGCGCGAGGCCAGCGAGCGCCTGCCGTACTCCTTCTAG
- a CDS encoding aminotransferase class I/II-fold pyridoxal phosphate-dependent enzyme: protein MRDFVSEKARIIPHSGIRKFFDLCMGMQDVISLGVGEPDFSTPWNICEASIYSIEQGVTTYTSNRGYPPLREALAADLARRYDLSYSPESEIIITTGVSEAADIAIRAVVDPGDEVIVQDPAYVSYAPCVTLTGGKPVPLPCLEKDRFKVTPDSLQEQITGKTKAVLLNFPSNPTGGVMTRDDYRAIADILVDRDLLLISDEVYSELTYEGTHCSPASIPELRDRTITLNGFSKAYAMTGWRVGYLCAPPEISDAALKIHQYVMLCAPVMGQIAAYAALRQAEQDKNEMVREYRLRRNLFVEGLNRIGLRCHMPEGAFYAFPSIEATGLTDEEFAERLLKEQKVAVVPGSAFGESGRGHIRCSYATSRENLSLAVERMGTFVSGLI, encoded by the coding sequence ATGAGGGACTTTGTATCTGAAAAAGCTCGCATCATCCCCCACTCGGGGATCAGGAAGTTTTTCGACCTCTGCATGGGTATGCAGGACGTCATATCCCTTGGCGTCGGCGAACCAGACTTCTCGACCCCATGGAACATCTGCGAGGCGAGCATCTACTCCATCGAGCAGGGCGTCACGACGTACACCTCCAACCGCGGCTACCCGCCCCTGCGCGAGGCCCTTGCCGCGGACCTTGCCCGGCGCTACGATCTCAGTTACTCCCCCGAGTCCGAGATCATCATCACGACCGGCGTCTCTGAGGCCGCCGACATCGCGATCAGGGCGGTCGTCGACCCCGGGGACGAGGTGATCGTTCAGGACCCCGCCTATGTCAGCTACGCTCCCTGTGTCACCCTGACCGGCGGGAAACCTGTCCCCCTTCCCTGTCTTGAGAAGGACCGCTTCAAGGTCACCCCCGACTCCCTGCAGGAACAGATCACCGGCAAGACGAAGGCCGTCCTCCTCAACTTCCCGAGCAACCCGACGGGCGGTGTGATGACCCGCGACGACTACCGTGCGATCGCCGACATCCTTGTCGACCGCGACCTCCTCCTCATCTCCGACGAGGTCTATTCGGAGCTCACCTATGAGGGCACCCACTGTTCGCCGGCCTCCATCCCCGAACTCCGCGACAGGACGATCACCCTCAACGGTTTCTCGAAGGCCTACGCGATGACCGGGTGGCGGGTCGGCTATCTCTGCGCACCTCCCGAGATCTCCGACGCCGCCCTGAAGATCCACCAGTATGTGATGCTCTGCGCCCCGGTGATGGGCCAGATCGCCGCGTATGCCGCACTGCGGCAGGCCGAGCAGGACAAGAACGAGATGGTCAGGGAGTATCGCCTCCGCAGGAACCTCTTTGTCGAGGGGCTCAACAGGATCGGCCTCCGCTGCCACATGCCGGAGGGCGCTTTCTATGCCTTCCCCTCCATCGAGGCCACCGGCCTCACCGACGAGGAGTTTGCCGAGCGTCTCCTGAAGGAGCAGAAAGTCGCGGTCGTACCCGGCAGCGCCTTTGGCGAGTCGGGCCGCGGCCATATCAGGTGTTCCTATGCAACAAGCCGGGAAAACCTCTCTCTGGCTGTCGAAAGGATGGGCACCTTTGTCTCAGGTCTGATCTGA
- a CDS encoding molybdenum cofactor biosynthesis protein B, which translates to MKPEHIKPIEITAAVITVSSTRTEENDTSGKAILDLLTAGGYRVVFSVIVKDDRQAIRAALVTALGKADAVVLNGGTGLTPDDCTIEAVEPFFEKRMEGFGELFRMLSFDEIGTSALLSRATAGIVGGRAVFCVPGSTGAVTLATGKIIVPELRHIISHSRG; encoded by the coding sequence ATGAAACCCGAGCACATCAAGCCGATCGAGATCACCGCGGCGGTGATCACCGTCTCTTCGACCCGTACCGAGGAGAACGATACCAGTGGAAAGGCGATCCTGGACCTCCTCACCGCCGGGGGATACCGTGTCGTCTTCTCGGTGATCGTGAAGGACGACAGGCAGGCGATCCGGGCCGCCCTTGTCACCGCGCTCGGGAAGGCCGACGCCGTAGTCCTCAACGGCGGCACCGGCCTCACCCCCGACGACTGCACCATCGAGGCCGTCGAGCCCTTCTTCGAGAAGAGGATGGAAGGATTCGGAGAACTTTTCAGGATGCTCTCCTTCGACGAGATCGGAACCTCGGCCCTCCTCTCGCGGGCGACCGCGGGCATCGTCGGCGGGAGGGCGGTCTTCTGCGTCCCTGGTTCGACCGGCGCCGTGACCCTCGCCACCGGCAAGATCATCGTCCCCGAACTCAGGCACATCATCTCCCACTCGCGGGGATGA
- a CDS encoding Yip1 family protein: MSHWIFDVLLNPDAFFRERADKAPGLMVPFILVLIAGIIGAVTAYLTMTAMLPSLPSEMQGFVGLIGITTAVGIVIFSLIIWAVQALVFYALSSFYNGSGDLKKSLEAVGYGYVPLIVSALITLGLTYSFLSSFTFPAIDFTDPAASAAFQEMIRKSPLLQAGQVLGVIFLVWAANIWIFGIKYARTITTRDAAVVVGVPVVLYIVYQIIILGVL, encoded by the coding sequence ATGAGCCATTGGATTTTTGATGTCCTGTTGAACCCGGACGCGTTCTTCAGGGAGAGGGCGGACAAAGCCCCGGGCCTGATGGTGCCCTTCATCCTCGTGCTGATCGCCGGGATCATCGGCGCCGTTACGGCCTATCTCACCATGACCGCCATGCTCCCCTCCCTCCCCTCGGAGATGCAGGGGTTTGTCGGCCTCATCGGCATCACCACGGCGGTCGGCATCGTGATCTTCTCCCTGATCATCTGGGCCGTCCAGGCCCTCGTCTTCTATGCTCTCTCCTCCTTTTACAACGGGTCCGGCGACCTGAAGAAGAGCCTCGAAGCGGTGGGGTACGGCTACGTCCCTCTCATCGTCTCGGCCCTGATCACTCTCGGCCTGACGTACTCCTTCCTCTCCTCCTTCACCTTCCCGGCCATCGACTTTACCGACCCGGCGGCCTCGGCGGCCTTCCAGGAGATGATCCGGAAGTCCCCGTTGCTCCAGGCGGGCCAGGTCCTCGGCGTCATCTTCCTCGTCTGGGCGGCGAACATCTGGATCTTCGGGATAAAGTACGCACGCACGATCACCACCAGAGACGCCGCGGTCGTCGTCGGTGTGCCGGTGGTCTTATATATCGTCTATCAGATCATCATCCTCGGTGTGCTGTAG